One Candidatus Aegiribacteria sp. DNA segment encodes these proteins:
- a CDS encoding glycosyltransferase family 4 protein, whose protein sequence is MRVGFDATNILGHGGIKTYARELIKALASEYPGDEFILYTTFSSSKKEKLLRLFEKYPNIEVCKGLPHARMLGDRLRWLSGILGALYWRILEHKLDLVHLTDPYSAAGYPGKFVATINDLFPLTRDEFSSSGLKRFYKRKTPQILHRTEAVITPSLYTADQIQRLYTNLTRLIYTVPDAADSTFQPLNRDDTVLSGYGLDRTRYFLFVGRVDSRKNLQRLIDAYSGLDIDTLDSGVHLVLVLSGQNSFEADFSEKKHLHVLRDVPQSDIIQFYSSADALVFPSLDEGFGLPVLEAMQCGCPVITSNCASLPEVAGDAAILVDPESVSEIRSAMRLLACSEEKREELRNQGFDQARSFSWEKTARMTMNVYSKVINAYLK, encoded by the coding sequence GTGAGAGTTGGATTTGACGCTACTAATATTCTGGGACACGGCGGTATCAAAACTTACGCCAGGGAGCTTATCAAAGCTTTGGCTTCAGAGTATCCGGGAGATGAATTTATTCTCTATACAACATTCAGCAGTTCGAAGAAAGAGAAACTCCTCAGACTGTTCGAAAAGTATCCCAATATTGAAGTATGCAAAGGTTTGCCGCATGCCAGAATGCTTGGTGACAGACTCAGATGGCTGTCAGGAATTCTCGGGGCTTTGTACTGGAGGATATTGGAGCACAAACTGGATCTGGTTCACCTGACCGATCCATATTCTGCTGCCGGTTATCCAGGGAAATTTGTTGCTACCATTAATGACTTATTCCCGCTGACGAGAGATGAGTTCAGTAGTTCCGGTCTGAAACGGTTCTACAAACGGAAAACACCTCAAATTCTGCATCGGACCGAAGCTGTTATAACTCCGTCTCTGTATACCGCTGATCAGATACAGAGACTGTATACGAACCTGACTCGATTGATTTACACTGTTCCTGATGCTGCTGACAGTACGTTTCAACCGCTGAACCGTGATGATACAGTTCTGTCAGGATATGGACTTGATAGAACCAGGTACTTCCTGTTTGTCGGCCGGGTTGATTCCAGAAAGAACCTGCAGCGTCTTATCGATGCTTATAGCGGGCTGGATATTGACACTCTCGATAGTGGGGTACACCTGGTTCTTGTCCTTTCCGGACAAAATTCCTTTGAAGCTGATTTCTCAGAAAAGAAACATCTTCATGTACTGAGAGATGTACCTCAGAGTGATATTATCCAGTTCTACTCCTCTGCGGATGCTTTGGTTTTCCCATCACTTGATGAGGGGTTCGGGCTTCCGGTGCTTGAAGCAATGCAATGCGGCTGCCCTGTGATCACATCAAACTGTGCCAGTCTTCCAGAAGTAGCCGGAGATGCTGCAATTCTGGTTGACCCAGAGTCAGTCAGTGAAATCAGATCGGCAATGAGGCTGCTTGCCTGCTCGGAGGAGAAAAGAGAGGAATTGAGAAATCAAGGGTTCGATCAGGCACGCAGCTTTTCATGGGAAAAGACCGCGCGAATGACAATGAATGTTTACAGCAAAGTAATTAATGCTTATTTGAAATAG
- a CDS encoding glycosyltransferase family 9 protein: MPGILKKLEVFGRKLMFRIIAPGVSAANTLAILPDEAIIDRVLIMRQDRIGDMIMTLPLLRRLGEIHPDISIAVVASESNSIILKYEKDIRVITYDKSPGKFVRSLMEARNFMPDAVVDMHMHDSTTSFIYAAFSGAKWKLHIDRENRLPFNIRVKASQDGHIMDAFSGLLSGLGRKIETEELIRAISLSDVETDFAERFWSGLDVAPEDCIAINISAGGENRWWGVDRYREVCRGIISLGMRPLLLYAPEHKKRAFTIAMPEKESILSPLTSTVLHVAALIHNVRLLVSPDTSVIHIAASSGIPVVGMYLPFDPSLPKWHPWRVDRRILIAEDHRSLEFISPESVIRGVQEILESGRGIK, encoded by the coding sequence ATGCCGGGAATTCTGAAGAAACTTGAAGTCTTCGGCAGAAAGCTGATGTTTCGAATCATCGCTCCGGGAGTTTCAGCGGCGAATACCCTTGCAATACTGCCCGATGAGGCAATCATTGATAGAGTTCTTATTATGAGACAGGACAGGATAGGGGATATGATAATGACCCTTCCTCTTCTGAGAAGACTCGGGGAGATTCATCCCGATATTTCAATCGCTGTTGTAGCCTCAGAATCAAATAGTATTATCCTGAAGTACGAAAAGGATATCAGGGTGATCACATATGATAAATCTCCGGGGAAGTTTGTACGCTCTCTTATGGAGGCCAGGAATTTCATGCCGGATGCGGTTGTGGATATGCATATGCACGATTCCACTACTTCCTTCATCTACGCTGCATTCTCAGGGGCAAAGTGGAAACTGCATATAGACAGAGAGAACAGACTGCCATTCAATATAAGGGTGAAAGCATCCCAGGATGGTCATATCATGGATGCTTTCTCGGGCCTTCTCTCGGGACTTGGCAGAAAAATTGAGACAGAAGAACTTATACGGGCGATTTCCCTGTCCGACGTTGAAACAGATTTTGCCGAAAGGTTCTGGAGCGGACTGGATGTTGCGCCAGAGGACTGCATCGCGATAAACATCTCCGCAGGCGGAGAAAACCGCTGGTGGGGAGTGGACAGGTACAGGGAAGTATGCAGGGGGATTATATCTCTGGGAATGAGACCGCTGCTTCTATATGCTCCGGAACATAAGAAGCGCGCCTTCACAATTGCCATGCCGGAAAAGGAGAGTATTCTCTCACCCCTGACATCTACAGTTCTTCATGTTGCAGCACTGATTCACAATGTTCGTCTTCTGGTCAGTCCCGATACTTCTGTTATTCATATTGCAGCTTCGAGCGGAATCCCCGTTGTCGGAATGTATCTGCCCTTTGATCCATCCCTGCCAAAATGGCATCCCTGGCGGGTTGACAGAAGAATCCTTATAGCTGAAGATCACAGATCCCTTGAATTCATCAGTCCCGAATCTGTCATTCGCGGTGTACAGGAGATTCTGGAAAGCGGGAGAGGAATAAAGTGA
- a CDS encoding glycosyltransferase family 9 protein yields MLKELEAYGRKLLSRAVLSHFGSENVYQRIPGDVILKRILIMRWDAIGDMVVCLPLFRKIRDLFPEAEVGIVVSRRNNSLLKYEDGFHTILYDSNPSIYLKSIIEAIRFRPDAVVDTRMHYDSTTSFIYGVISGADWRLSASNRDNRLPFSVRVPMPPGRHHYADLTRILLEGLGKDIDESELDREIRLSSEEIGFADAFWREAGLDLRGKAIGINISTRDPLHQWGESKTIQLCSRLISSGHFPILISTPIEHNRALRIASSSPGTLVAPVCPTILHAAALLKGFRIFITPDTGIVHVAASQGVPVVGLYCPNENHLPLWYPWKVPHEIISAPHSVAEIEAGDVQEAVEKLLDKIRIEGGLCREF; encoded by the coding sequence TTGCTGAAGGAACTGGAAGCATATGGCAGAAAATTGCTTTCCAGAGCTGTATTGTCACACTTTGGATCCGAAAATGTGTATCAGCGGATTCCAGGGGATGTGATACTGAAACGAATTCTTATAATGCGCTGGGACGCTATAGGGGACATGGTCGTTTGTCTTCCGTTGTTCCGGAAGATCCGTGATCTTTTTCCTGAAGCTGAAGTAGGAATTGTTGTTTCACGGCGCAACAACTCACTTCTGAAATACGAAGATGGTTTTCATACTATTCTTTACGACAGCAATCCTTCAATCTATCTCAAGAGCATTATCGAGGCCATTCGATTCAGACCTGATGCTGTAGTTGATACAAGAATGCACTACGATTCCACCACATCGTTCATCTATGGAGTTATCTCCGGCGCGGATTGGAGACTTTCCGCATCCAACAGAGACAACAGGCTGCCCTTCTCCGTAAGAGTTCCAATGCCACCTGGAAGGCATCACTATGCTGATCTGACTAGGATACTTCTTGAAGGACTCGGGAAGGATATCGATGAATCAGAACTTGACAGGGAAATCAGGCTTTCATCTGAAGAAATCGGATTCGCTGACGCTTTCTGGCGCGAAGCGGGTCTTGATCTACGGGGAAAAGCCATTGGTATCAACATTTCGACCAGAGATCCACTGCATCAGTGGGGAGAATCGAAAACCATTCAACTCTGTTCCCGTTTGATCTCTTCAGGTCACTTTCCGATTCTGATATCAACTCCAATAGAACATAATAGGGCTTTACGGATTGCATCATCCTCACCTGGAACACTGGTTGCCCCGGTCTGTCCGACGATTCTTCACGCAGCTGCTCTGCTGAAAGGTTTTAGAATATTCATCACTCCTGATACCGGTATTGTGCATGTGGCGGCATCTCAAGGAGTACCGGTCGTCGGATTGTATTGTCCTAACGAGAATCATTTACCTCTCTGGTATCCATGGAAAGTTCCACATGAAATTATTAGCGCTCCTCATAGTGTTGCAGAAATAGAAGCAGGGGATGTTCAGGAGGCAGTCGAAAAGTTACTGGATAAAATCAGAATCGAAGGTGGATTATGCCGGGAATTCTGA
- the trxA gene encoding thioredoxin yields MPVKHIKGNEIKDASAAKDKIALIDFGAPWCGPCKMIEPVLETLAEEMNDTVNFYAVNVDENPSESSTFGVRGVPTLIVFHDGQEIDRMVGYRDADSLKTQLSNLAESKLSI; encoded by the coding sequence ATGCCCGTAAAACATATCAAAGGAAACGAAATCAAAGATGCATCTGCTGCAAAAGATAAAATTGCCCTTATCGATTTCGGTGCGCCATGGTGCGGACCATGCAAGATGATAGAACCGGTTCTCGAAACACTTGCCGAAGAAATGAACGACACGGTCAATTTCTATGCTGTGAATGTAGATGAAAACCCTTCTGAATCCTCAACCTTCGGAGTCAGGGGTGTTCCTACTCTGATAGTCTTCCATGATGGCCAGGAGATAGACAGAATGGTCGGTTACCGTGACGCGGATTCTCTGAAAACACAGCTTTCCAACCTCGCTGAGTCAAAACTGAGTATTTAG
- a CDS encoding FAD-dependent oxidoreductase, whose translation MKDLKIGLTGHPISSDGKESVTEKSYDVIIIGGGPAGLTSAIYAARENLSTLLLEKISCGGLPATTDIIENYPGFPEGIKGMELIGKFKEQAIRFGVDIIEYGEVKQVRPEGGSILVETSGNIYQTNAVIVSSGSIPKKLNIPGEKEFMGRGVSYCAICDGPLYKDMDIAVIGCGNSGLQEGEFLLNHVKSITFIEYLPYMTGARILQEKLQKNNKVDFLLNHALTAVSGSDFVESVTVKDRNSGEEKQIAVAGVFIYAGFLPNTGFLDKDVKLDDAGYVITDEDMMTSVPGIFSAGDVRSKKVRQIDTACADGTIAAISARNYISKLEP comes from the coding sequence ATGAAAGATCTAAAAATAGGTTTGACAGGCCATCCTATCAGTTCCGATGGTAAAGAGTCGGTAACAGAGAAATCCTATGATGTTATTATTATCGGAGGAGGCCCGGCAGGTCTCACATCAGCCATATATGCCGCAAGAGAAAACCTAAGCACTCTGCTTCTGGAAAAGATATCCTGCGGAGGACTGCCGGCAACTACGGATATCATTGAAAACTATCCAGGTTTTCCCGAGGGCATTAAGGGAATGGAATTAATAGGCAAGTTCAAGGAACAGGCAATAAGATTTGGTGTGGATATCATCGAGTACGGGGAAGTGAAGCAGGTAAGGCCTGAAGGAGGCAGCATCCTTGTTGAAACATCCGGGAATATCTATCAGACCAATGCTGTAATTGTAAGTTCAGGCAGCATCCCGAAGAAGCTGAATATCCCCGGAGAAAAGGAATTCATGGGCAGGGGTGTATCCTACTGCGCGATATGCGATGGGCCGCTTTACAAAGATATGGACATAGCCGTAATCGGCTGTGGAAACTCCGGTTTGCAGGAGGGAGAGTTTCTTCTAAACCACGTGAAAAGTATAACCTTTATCGAGTACCTGCCCTATATGACAGGTGCCAGGATATTGCAGGAGAAACTGCAGAAAAATAATAAAGTCGACTTTCTGCTGAATCATGCACTTACCGCCGTGAGCGGCAGTGATTTTGTTGAATCTGTTACAGTAAAAGACAGGAACAGCGGAGAAGAAAAACAGATAGCAGTTGCAGGAGTATTTATATATGCGGGTTTCTTACCCAATACTGGATTTCTGGACAAAGATGTGAAGCTGGATGATGCAGGATATGTCATTACTGATGAGGACATGATGACTTCTGTTCCCGGTATATTCAGCGCAGGTGATGTACGGTCAAAGAAAGTACGTCAGATAGATACCGCCTGCGCAGATGGTACAATAGCTGCAATATCTGCCAGGAATTATATAAGTAAACTTGAACCTTGA
- a CDS encoding thioredoxin family protein, with translation MALLSSEDSKQVSKLFEVLETDVNIRVYTQKLNCPTCSDTEMILKELDPLSDKLNFTFLNLQTEADQALNDGVDRAPAIVVSDGTHSRVKFFGAPSGYEFSSLLTCIVDAGGAEEPLTEDTTKFLDGLETDLNMQVFVTPTCPHCPGAAVLANRMASYSDKVNSAVIEANEFPELSNRFRVQGVPRMVINEKFFAEGALPESMMIQALQKALKDDPTDETNLMDYLQDD, from the coding sequence ATGGCGCTGTTATCTTCTGAAGATTCCAAACAAGTAAGCAAATTATTTGAAGTACTTGAAACAGATGTAAATATCAGGGTCTATACACAGAAACTAAACTGCCCGACATGCTCTGATACGGAGATGATTCTTAAAGAACTCGATCCCCTCTCCGACAAACTGAACTTCACTTTCCTGAATCTTCAGACAGAAGCGGACCAGGCATTAAATGATGGCGTTGACAGGGCGCCGGCAATCGTTGTTTCTGACGGAACTCACTCCAGAGTAAAATTCTTCGGTGCTCCTTCAGGTTACGAGTTCAGTTCGCTTCTTACCTGTATCGTAGATGCCGGCGGGGCTGAAGAACCCCTGACAGAGGATACTACTAAATTTCTGGATGGACTTGAAACTGACCTGAACATGCAGGTTTTTGTTACTCCAACCTGCCCTCACTGCCCTGGAGCCGCTGTTCTTGCAAACAGGATGGCCAGTTACAGCGATAAGGTCAATTCAGCCGTTATTGAAGCCAATGAGTTTCCGGAACTATCAAACAGATTCAGAGTCCAGGGAGTACCAAGAATGGTGATAAATGAGAAGTTCTTTGCTGAAGGCGCCCTGCCGGAATCAATGATGATTCAGGCTCTGCAGAAGGCTTTGAAGGACGATCCGACCGATGAAACAAACCTGATGGACTACCTCCAGGACGATTGA